The DNA segment ctgtagattttattgttttggatacacaaccaatacaagtacataatgaaattccagtaatattgggacgaccatttctagtaacttcaaatgctttaattaattgtcgaaatggaataatgaaattgtcttttggaaatatgactctagaacttaatgtgttcaatttatgtaaacaaccaagtattaatgaaaatgaatatgataatgaaattgaaacaattatggaagaaaatatacaagaagaaaacttaaatcaacaatctgatgttttttcaatagaaagttttgagtctgaaaataattttaaaaaagatgataatacaaaacttgaattaaaagttNATTTGCCACGGTTTTTTGAAAACCGTAGGCAAATTACGATAGTTTGTataattccgtcgctaatttagtgACAGTTTTTCAAAAATCGTCGCTGAATTTAAATTAACAAAACCGTGGCCAAACTTCCACGATTTTTTAAACTCGTATGATCAAAGTCAATGACATAACTGGAACATGcaacaaatttattaaaatctaCCGTCGATCTCGCCGAAAGTACTTACTCACAGAGGCATTGAATAAAATCTAATGGCGGGTGGGTCGTTAACATGGCATCAAGTTATTTGAGTTATTTTTATGGTAAGATTGCTTCAACTTATCATTTGTTTAATTGTCGAGTGAGAATCTTGTCTTAGTTCTTAATGCTTCTGTCTTCTTTTGCTTCAATGAGTGGGATACCTTTGCTACTTCTTTTATCCTTTGTGTTTGTGTAGCGATAAAGTCTCGTCCCCGTGGCCACGGCGAAGCCAAGCAAGTGCAAAAGTAAAAGCAAATAGTACAAATTGTATAGGAAGATtcacttcttttttttaaaaaaaaaaaatctgaactCAAACTACAAACGAAAcccaataataaaatattaaaattagatTATAAATCAATAATTGTTGCAAGAAATTCCACATCAATTTTGGACCATTTTTATATTACAAGATTTAAGTTAGGTTTCCCTACTTCAGGTAGATTAATTGAAGGTCAAATGTCAAGATCGAGTGATTAATTGCTTGTAGGTGAAATATGTGCTTTCTATCTGTataatttggaattttttttggtaCAACAGCCCATTAGCATCATAAAATGAACCTTTTTCAGAAGAGAAGAAGTTGTGGAGCCATGGTCATGAGCAAAAGGCTCGAATGGTTACAAAATGTAAAGTGAATGCAACGTTCCCATCACTCTTCATAATTAACTGACAAAATCAAACTGAATAATGGtgagtttaaaaaatatttttttaaatgaaaattttaatatagtttTCTTTTTGAGAAAGAaatttatattgaaaaaaagaaaataaatttatgatatattcgAATATTTCTGTTAAAACGATTTGATATGTATCTCATCTCATATACCAAACGATAtctaaaaatctgaaacattacGAACAATTACAAACTTAAGGAATGTAAATCACCCAAACAAATCGATTGAACTTTTGtaaatgatttgaaatattCCGTTCTTAGTTTCCTCCATCTAAACGTCACGTCAATTTCAAGAAAACTAATTTTATTGAGAAAAATGGTTCCTCCATAAAAAGATAAACCCCTTTGAAAGTGCTAGCTTTTTATAAGCATGATAACATATTGAACGACAAATTCAGTTTTAAGTctctatataaaaatatatccacAACGTACTGTATACGAAAACGATGTGACCAAAATTTCAGACAAAAACCAACACGATGGTGCGGGGATATGGTTTAAATCAGGAGCAGGTTCCAGATTATCAACAGGGAGATTGGCTGCTTTTTCGCATGTGTGTGCCCGCGAGCATGCACTTCAAGAGACGACCAATGATTGATGACATCAAACTAATAAAAGGGATCGGAGTGCGGAGATCTCATCTGTGAGAACGAGAATTAGAGAGACTCGGCATTGTTGAGCTCTATTACCCGTAATTGTTTAATTGTCAGTAAGCGTCTCCTTGACCTCCAAATCCCAGCAATCCTTCAGGCAGGATGTAGTTTGCTTGGTTGTTCCAGATCGAATGCTAGCATAAGTTGTTTAGAATTGGTTTTACTGTAGTCGATAAGATAAAAAATATGCTTACTCTGACTTTTGCAATACCAGAATGTGAAATGAAAGAGAACTCTCAAGTTTGTAAGGCACACAGAGCAAGATACCATGTTTCCTAAAATTACAAGGGTGGGAACTTGGAATACTGCACTCCTCATGTGCGATTGGATTTTTGGTCCCTGAACTGTAGGACGAATGAATTAAAAACATAAGAAGCTCAACTAATCTCTTAAGGAATATAAGAAATGGTTCAATGCAATGGCCTAGGTAACAAAAATCATTCTCTTGAAATCTGGAGGACGAACAATGTCTCAAAAGATTGAGTTATTAATGCCATTAGGCCAtctccaaccacaaaatctattttggtgcaaattttacactaaaagagtgcgatttctgcaccaaatacaacattcatctccaactcatttacttcaaattttaccccaaaaagaatattttcgaaatattccttttattttacatatattaattattatattttatttaatatattNGTCTAGCACGTCAGGAGCTCAGAAAATATCACAGCACAGTTACCCTCCATGACAATAGGGCAATGGACATACTTTCAGATTTGTGAAGTCTTGAAATCAAAAAGAACGTGCCCCATATCTTCTTCAATTATTTCTTGCCCTTTCGGAGTGATCGAAAATCCTGTCGCACCTGCACATGGATGAAACACACAAATTTACAGCTTCAGTTAGGAGTATCATAGATCAACTAAATTGGAAACACTTAACACTGTTTTTCATTTAACATTGCAATTCCTTTTATGGCCTATATTACACTGCGAAACGTGAAAATGGGATACTGTCCAAGGGGATGCAAACTGAATGTCCCTTGTTCGTTCCATAGAAATATGGTCATACCATTTGGTTTAATCTTTCTAAACTATTGCTCAAATGATCTTCTGAACGATTTTTGTATGTTGTTTCTTTCGTCATAAAGCAAAGTGACATTGGAAACGTTGAAATCAGCGATTTCTTAATAAGATTTAGAGAAAATGGAATGATATTGTGTTAAAATGATATCTTAAAAATATAAGAATGTTCCTATTTATAAATTCTTTAAGCAGCTGCATGAGCTTAAACCTCCATGTTAGCCATAAATTATCAGGCTTCCAtacttaattaaataacatgACTCATTATAGAAAGTTGGGTTTGAGTCCAAAAAAGATAACCGAATTGGGTCATAACCCATCAGATATAGGAATCGGAAGTGGAACACCTATTTACTACAACGTGGCTGTAACAGTACTACAAAGAAatattctttcaaaaaaaaatttaatttgtaacATCAAGACCTCTAAGTTTGTTGAGTAGTTGATGTGATTATTATCGTATTTTGGAGAACTCAAATGTATCGAACCAGCATTTAATGGCAAATATGTCAATTCACGGTTGAATGTCAGTCGCATATAAATGGTTCCGCTTGCCAAAAGTCAACCCCATACAAGTATTCGTATACCCGTAGTTGAAAAGCACCGAATATCCAAATCTCTGCTGAAATCCATTCCAAGTCGATCGGAAAATGTCATCTTCATCGGCGATGAAACGGCGCCATTCTTTGGCTTCCTCGATGCCGCCGCTGCTCTCGTATTTTCCTGTGAGCTAAGCTTCACGACCCATTCCAATTTTTTCAGATCTAAATTTTTGTTCCAATTATTTCAACTATGTCTTTGTAGGTATGGGAGCCGCCTACGGCACGGCAAAGAGTGGTGTCGGGGTGGCGTCCATGGGTGTGATGCGGCCAGAGTTGgtgatgaaatccattgtgccGATGGTTATGGCTAGTGTTTTGGGTATTTATGGTTTGATCATTGCTGTGATTATCAATACTGGTATTAACCCCAAGGCCAAGTCTTGCTACTTGTTTGACGGTTATGGGCATCTTTCTTCTGGACTCTCTTGCGGTCTTGCTGGCCTTGCTGCTGGTATGGCCATTGGCATCGTCGGAGATGCTGGTGTTAGGTGTGCTACTTTTCCTCTACTTTTCAAGTACCTTTAATTCTATTTGATCCGTATAAGATATTGAATAATTGAGTATCGTGATTTAAACTTCTGccttttgttctttttttttttttttttttttttttggtgaattGGAATGTACTTATTGAGTTTGACGTTCTGAAGTTTTTGTTTTCTCTCTGTAACAATCGGGACATATCGTTGCTGTTTGGATTTTTTGAAAGGGTGAACTGTGACTTGACGGGAAGTGGCCTTGTTTGTTTACCCATTGGGCTTTCGTTTTCTTTAGTAACTGGTGTCCTGTCGATATTCAGCACTATTCCTCTAACTAATTATTTTCTGGTTTTCTTGCAAGCCTTCTTATTACTTTATGAGCGGTGAGACTGATTTTTTGTTGTCTGATACATTATTGAGAAATCAGTATTCATTTGTCTGGTTCTCAGATGTGTTTCGTTAGGAAATGTACATTGCATTGAAGAATCCCTTGTTTTTATAAGATTCCATACTTATTACTATAATATTTATCATCTATACAGAGCCAACGCTAAAAAATCAAAGCTCTTTGTCAGGATGATTCTTATCCTTATATTTGCTGAATCACTGGCTCTATACGGTCTCATTGTTGGAATCATACTTTCCTCTCGTGCTAGTCAATCTCGAGCAGAATAAACAGTTTGTCACCGCAACTATTGCAATTTCTTGCTATCCAGTACTGTAATCAATTTTCTCCGGCTAGATGGCAATTTGGGCGTGGCAGTTTTATTAggttaaaactttaaatatgcATGAAATTGTTGCCCAAAAGTATTGAACCGTTGATATGAGAAGTTTGTTGATCCGTGAATAAAGTTCTctaatattttatatggtttattgcaaaaataatatttttggttgATGTAAAATCATGGCATGTATCATTTTAGCCAAAATTTCTCTATATTTTCTAGTACTCTAAACATGGTTTATCGATGTGGAATTTGTCCTGCAATTATACAGAATTTGGAGTTTGACAGTTTCTTGCAGATAAGACATATGCTGAACATTCTAAAAACTTATTGCATAGTGTAACTATgttccaaattaaaaattataaagaaaataaacaaatcCTGGATGGGATCAACCACTACTTCCAATGAGGAGGTAACATGTACAAATCCATGTGCCGCATAGGTAGAAACCTGTGCGTGGCGAATTTAATTCGACTGACATCTAACGGTGATAAGTTTATCGTGCAGATACTAGCAAATCGGGGGGGTCACTTAGTATCTCCCCacctttttatttatataacatgAAACTATCCATGGTTCCTTAATTCTCAAAGCAATACAgaaagaacaattacatgaTACCAGTAGCTTGTTTACCTTTGTCCCCAGTGAATGAATTTGAGCACCGGAATGAAGAGGTCCTTAGGACCCAATTCTCAACCATATACAGGAGTCATACAATTCAGAAAACTAACAAAGTTAATTCTAATGCACATTTCCTAGGTAATGGTGGTAATTCACATTTCAATGGTACAGCTTGGCCTTATATCATGGAAGGCAAGCTATGTCTCCAGCTGGATGAACTGAGGTTCACCAGCTTTGTCGAGACACTAAGCCCAAACATCTCTTTTGGAGCCTTCCCTGTCTCTTTGAACCCAATGAGTTTGGCAACAATGTAAGCACTTTCTTTAATGTGTTCCAAGTTTGCGGCATCTGTCCACAGTTTGCGACAGAGTTGGAGTCTTCGCTGCTTTGTTTTTAGGCCGATTCCCCATTTCTTATACAGAGCTTCCCTCTCTTTTGCAGAATACTTTTTTATCATTCGTCTGCCTAGCATTTCTCTCTCACGATTTAGAGTCTTAGCGCTGTGAGCGAGCCCATAAAATGTTCAAGATTTTAGTTTATCATACATGGTAGATAAAATACAAGCTGAAATAACATGAGAAGATGTTTTGATATGGCTTTATACATTTTTATGTATTCTCATTCTTGTTTTTTTAGTATTTGGAAAAGAGCAAGGGTAGAGAGGAGAGGGTACCTTGAAGCCAGTGTGAAATGATCGTCTTTAGCAAGCCCATGTAACGTGTTCTTGAGGAAAGACAACCGCCTGAGCTCAACTTCAATGTAAACTGCATCTGATGGATCTCCTTTGAAGAGCAAGAAGAAGTAGGTTCTATGAACCAATGGAATGTTGCAAGTGTTCCAAAGTTCAGTTATCTCTCTCTTTTGCCTCTCAAATTCGGCGAACCAATCGGAAGGAGACTGCATTATATTCTGAGACTTATTGGATTCATCTTCTGCATTATTTTCAGAATTCTTGGTTGTTTTTGCCTCCTTTATACCCTGCTAGAAAAGTTACATTATGAGAAACTATAGATATATGGAAAAGAACAATCTTTGCAAGATTTCTATTGATTTCTATTGAATTATATGCTAAAGAATACAAATAGATCAGTTCTTGGAGAATTAGTTTGGAAACAGAAAAGGAGTTGGGAGTAGCATAAATGTGATCAGGTTACTCGTCCAAGGAAGAATTCTTTCATACCAAATCATTCACCATCTGCTTCACTGACTCGGACTGGATGGCTTCACTGAGTTCTGTGGCATAAACTTCTTGTTTCTTGGCTGGACAGTctttatccaaaattttaatattgtgATCTTCATCAAAAATTTTAATGGTGTGATCATTTTCATTCATGCTGTCACTCTTTTTCGAATTTCGGTCATCTTTTGTGCTCAATCTCTCAGTAGACATCATTGGCTCAACGATAGAGATCTTCCCTTGAGTATCTTCTGCAATTGGTGATGTATTTCCAGGATCTTTTTCCCCTTCAAAACTCGAAGCTTTTGTGATCGTATTAAGTATTGCTGCACAGCTTACACTCCTTGATACATTGTCACTGAAATCCGATACATCTGTGTCGGATGAACTTGTATGCTTCCCTACGAGTGAAACAAGGAAATTAGTTCATAATTTTCATCTGCCTATAAATCATAACTTCTGAACAATTATAACCTGAACCCAGATCTCCATTTTGTTCAGACGACACATTTGAAACCGTATGTCCACTGGGGAAATTGATTTCAATACATTGAAGCTCCTTGCAGCTCTCTTCTAAACACTTATCAGTTTCTTGACCAATCTTCTCCCATCCTTGACATGGATCAGGACCAAAGTACTTGTCTATGTATAGTCTTGGGGACGTGTCATCTGACAGAAACTGCTCCTCAGAACTCTCAACGAATTGATCTCCAATCCTTCTAGAATTAACACGTTCACATCTGTCTGAAAAATGAGATGTAATGGATGCTCCATCTGAACGAAAGGGATCGATTATCTCTGATGCTTCGGATGCCGAATATTCATCCCTCCATGATCCTTTCTCATGGTTCATATCAAGCTTAAGAAAACAACAGAAGAATCAACTCGCATAAGCATTTAAAGGGTTGAAATTCATGTTAAATTTGAGCTTAAAGTAACATGTCTACAGACCCATGATTTTGATGCTTGATATTCCCCTCCTGACTTTAACATATTCTCTGCATGAAATTGAGCTTGATCCCGTTGATAAGTTAATTCACGAATCTCTTTATCCATCTGCAGAATTCAAGTGATAGAAAAATGACATTTATTCAAACATTATGTGTTTTATGAAACTTTGTGATTTCTCTATGAAATATCACCTTTTCAATAAGTTGTTCTTTCTCTTTTAGTGCTGCAGCAGAATCACACGAACTAGCATGAGAACTCAAGTTCCTCAGCTCGTTCTCAAGCCTTGCTAGTTCTTTCTGCAGTTGCTTCACTAGTGCTTTCTCAGACATAACCACATTAACTTGTGCGTTGGTAC comes from the Primulina huaijiensis isolate GDHJ02 chromosome 8, ASM1229523v2, whole genome shotgun sequence genome and includes:
- the LOC140983364 gene encoding V-type proton ATPase 16 kDa proteolipid subunit-like isoform X3: MVPLAKSQPHTSIRIPVVEKHRISKSLLKSIPSRSENVIFIGDETAPFFGFLDAAAALVFSCMGAAYGTAKSGVGVASMGVMRPELVMKSIVPMVMASVLGIYGLIIAVIINTGINPKAKSCYLFDGYGHLSSGLSCGLAGLAAGMAIGIVGDAGVSIWKRARVERRGYLEASVK
- the LOC140983363 gene encoding kinesin-like protein KIN-7F produces the protein MGSISGDSSIDWDHDSSAQEEKIFVSVRLRPMNERELGRNDVSDWECINNTTIIFKNSLQERSMYPAAYTFDRVFGSDSSTREVYEEAAKKIALSVLSGMNSSIFAYGQTSSGKTYTMAGITENTIDDIYDYIDNHREREFVLKFSAMEIYNESVKDLLSIDGTPLRLLDDPERGTVVEKLTEVSLRDKNHLKELLSICEAQRQIGETTLNEMSSRSHQILRLSVDSIAREYFGVLNSSTLTASVNFVDLAGSERASQTLSAGTRLKEGCHINRSLLTLGTVIRKLSKGRNGHIPYRDSKLTRILQNSLGGNAKTAIICTVSPAHSHVEQSRNTLLFASCAKQVSTNAQVNVVMSEKALVKQLQKELARLENELRNLSSHASSCDSAAALKEKEQLIEKMDKEIRELTYQRDQAQFHAENMLKSGGEYQASKSWLDMNHEKGSWRDEYSASEASEIIDPFRSDGASITSHFSDRCERVNSRRIGDQFVESSEEQFLSDDTSPRLYIDKYFGPDPCQGWEKIGQETDKCLEESCKELQCIEINFPSGHTVSNVSSEQNGDLGSGKHTSSSDTDVSDFSDNVSRSVSCAAILNTITKASSFEGEKDPGNTSPIAEDTQGKISIVEPMMSTERLSTKDDRNSKKSDSMNENDHTIKIFDEDHNIKILDKDCPAKKQEVYATELSEAIQSESVKQMVNDLQGIKEAKTTKNSENNAEDESNKSQNIMQSPSDWFAEFERQKREITELWNTCNIPLVHRTYFFLLFKGDPSDAVYIEVELRRLSFLKNTLHGLAKDDHFTLASSAKTLNREREMLGRRMIKKYSAKEREALYKKWGIGLKTKQRRLQLCRKLWTDAANLEHIKESAYIVAKLIGFKETGKAPKEMFGLSVSTKLVNLSSSSWRHSLPSMI
- the LOC140983364 gene encoding V-type proton ATPase 16 kDa proteolipid subunit-like isoform X2; translation: MVPLAKSQPHTSIRIPVVEKHRISKSLLKSIPSRSENVIFIGDETAPFFGFLDAAAALVFSCMGAAYGTAKSGVGVASMGVMRPELVMKSIVPMVMASVLGIYGLIIAVIINTGINPKAKSCYLFDGYGHLSSGLSCGLAGLAAGMAIGIVGDAGVRVNCDLTGSGLVCLPIGLSFSLPTLKNQSSLSG
- the LOC140983364 gene encoding V-type proton ATPase subunit c1-like isoform X1, whose amino-acid sequence is MVPLAKSQPHTSIRIPVVEKHRISKSLLKSIPSRSENVIFIGDETAPFFGFLDAAAALVFSCMGAAYGTAKSGVGVASMGVMRPELVMKSIVPMVMASVLGIYGLIIAVIINTGINPKAKSCYLFDGYGHLSSGLSCGLAGLAAGMAIGIVGDAGVRANAKKSKLFVRMILILIFAESLALYGLIVGIILSSRASQSRAE